A single genomic interval of Camelina sativa cultivar DH55 chromosome 11, Cs, whole genome shotgun sequence harbors:
- the LOC104724693 gene encoding uncharacterized protein LOC104724693 isoform X4 gives METIEQQRHSLSSLPMLSRLEHLDFVIKNLERQQNLSKWKDERASTTRGLIDRGTAIREANFKGSLLDRIAALETRLFQICLELESSSASSTSTGGSGETSSQRIKKDLTKTLPIFSSNVNPFHVPLQHPQDPRDMEEKIEEEKDEEINLEKPLLEKKKIKKNDANETCNPKKKKKKTNSPKKWCRFSLLGC, from the exons ATGGAGACGATTGAGCAACAAAGACATTCACTCTCTTCTTTGCCTATGCTCTCTAGGCTTGAACACTTAGATTTCGTT ATAAAGAATCTAGAGAGACAACAAAACCTTTCGAAATGGAAAGATGAAAGGGCGTCTACCACACGTGGATTAATCGATAGAGGCACGGCGATTAGAGAAGCGAATTTCAAAGGATCGTTACTAGATCGAATCGCAGCTTTGGAGACCAGACTTTTTCAG ATATGTTTGGAGTTGGAATCGAGCAGTGCATCTTCTACCTCAACTGGAGGGTCCGGTGAAACATCAAGCCAAAGGATTAAGAAGGATTTGACAAAGACATTACCTATTTTCAGTAGCAACGTTAATCCTTTTCATGTTCCCTTACAACATCCACAAGACCCTCGG GACATGGaggagaagattgaagaagagaaagatgaagagataaATCTAGAGAAGCCATTactcgagaagaagaagattaagaagaatGATGCTAATGAAACTTGCaacccaaagaagaagaagaagaagacaaattctCCCAAGAAGTGGTGTCGTTTTAGCTTGTTGGGCTGCTAA
- the LOC104724694 gene encoding abscisic acid receptor PYL1-like encodes MANSEPYSSSSSAPPPPPVVVVSNEEEDNNNNKERISTHHHQTMPSELTQDEFAVLSHSIDEFHTYQLGRGRCSSLLAQRINAPPETVWSVVRRFDRPQIYKHFIKSCHVDEGFEMRVGSTRDVNVISGLPANTSRERLDLLDDDRRVTGFSITGGEHRLRNYKSVTTVHRFEKERERIWTVVLESYVVDVPEGNSEEDTRLFADTVIRLNLQKLASITEAMNRNNNNNNSSGDGTNSSSSSSFQRI; translated from the exons atgGCGAATTCAGAGCcttactcctcctcctcctctgcaccaccaccaccaccagtagtagtagtatctaacgaagaagaagacaacaacaacaacaaggagaGAATCTCAACTCACCATCACCAGACCATGCCTTCCGAGTTAACTCAAGACGAGTTCGCCGTACTCTCCCACTCAATCGACGAGTTCCACACGTACCAGCTCGGCCGAGGTCGCTGCTCCTCCCTCTTAGCTCAGCGGATCAACGCGCCTCCGGAAACAGTCTGGTCCGTGGTGAGAAGGTTCGACCGGCCCCAGATTTACAAACACTTCATCAAAAGCTGCCACGTAGACGAAGGTTTCGAGATGCGAGTGGGATCCACGCGCGACGTGAACGTGATCAGCGGTCTACCGGCGAACACGTCGAGGGAGAGGTTAGATCTGCTGGACGATGATCGGAGGGTGACTGGGTTTAGTATCACCGGAGGTGAGCATAGGCTGAGGAACTACAAATCGGTGACGACGGTTCATAGattcgagaaagagagagaacggATCTGGACCGTTGTTTTGGAATCGTACGTCGTGGATGTGCCGGAAGGTAACTCGGAGGAAGACACACGTTTGTTTGCTGATACGGTGATTAGATTGAATCTTCAGAAACTTGCTTCCATTACTGAAGCTATGAAtcgtaacaacaacaacaacaactcctcCGGTGACGgaacaaactcttcttcttcttcttcatttcag AGAATCTAA